The window aacatttccatgacttttccaaaacttttatgatttaagtttttttccatgacttttccaggcctgaaaataaccattttaaaattccatgacttttccaggttttccatgaccgtacgaaccctgcacgATCCTCTTTTGCCCCTGAACAATTCTGAACAGTTTCTTTGGAGGCTTAACAACAAATGATGGTAACAACTCTGCAGCCAGttggcagaggagaggagctccacAAACTGTGATTCATCTTGTAGAATATCTCACACCACCTCCACAACCTGTTGGTCGAACAGCAGAGCacttattaataaaaaatgtatttgtcttctttgtcacgcaacaggaagtcattccTCCCAGTTGCCATCATTTTGTCAGggtttacacattttgaccaatggatttccaggactttaaaccaaatttccatgaccaaactaaaatctcagtataaacatgaaaaatgtagaaaatgttgcatattgagagctatcactggcttatattttgagcgtctttctttaaaaaatatattaattatatataaatgaacatgtgattttaacaaatttccaagacttttcccaaacttttatgatttaagttttttccatgacttttccaggcctggaaatgatcattttaaaattccatgacttttccatgagcgtacgaaccctgttttgtatacagtctcctctgtgttgtgactGGTTGCTCCTCTGTCAGCAGAAACATCAGCTTCATAACAAGGAGAGGCTGCTCTGCCGGATATTGTAATATTTGACTGTCTGTTTATTCTGTACACACAGTCATTTCCCGTCTGTCCGTCCTGGAAAAGGTACATCTGCTCTGTTGCTCTTCctgaggtttcttcccttttaaaagtttttctttGCATATTTTAATACAGGGAAGCGGGTGTCATGctgcacagattgtaaaacctcTTGAAGCATTATTTTGCGAGTAAGTAAATCAAATTGACAGAACTATCTACCCTGGAATTCCTGAAACTAATCGTAATTGCTTGGATATGATGGTGGACAAAATAATGTAAACACTTAATGGGATATTATTGATTATGCCAAAAAAGCAGTGTTTGTCACACACATATTGTTTGTGTTCGGCACATTCTGTAATGCAGTTTGTGAagaattattgttgttgttgttcttgtagTTTCATTGATGAGCTAAAACTCGCAGTTTTATCAACAAAGAGATCGATGACAACTTAAATCTTTTAAAGCTATAAAATGTTGCTTAAAGACGGTACATTTAATGCAACCCAATTTTGTTGAAATAGTTAGTCgcacaaaaaaaaggaactTTACCACGAGGAGTTTAACTAACCTAGATTCCTTATTTTATGCATCACATGTAGCGTTAACTAGTCGAAATGTAGTTATAGCCAAAGTTAGTGAGCTTGAGACCTGGATGACCTGCAAACAGCTAGCGTGGAACGAAGCGCAATACTATATCTGAAGATTACTTTTACAAGGAGAAGTCACGTTGTGTTGACCGTCTGTCCTCCAGACGGTTAATTCGCGAGCTAACGAGTCAGATAAACGGCTGGCCGTTAGGTAACTGTTAGCAACGGACGGTGCGACGGATTACTCCGGCAGTGATCGACCCGGACAACATTAAATGCGACACAACCTAATGTTCTCAAAAGGAATAAAGTCAAAGTTATGTAAACTACCTCTCGGGGATCCATGTTTATGCTGTTGTTATTAATCCCTCACGGTGAGCGCATCGCCTCCTGCTCGTATCCAAGAAGCGACGCTAGGATTTGTAGAGGGTCCAACCCGGAAACGAACGCGGGAGGgcagagagagcgcgagagcgACGTGGTTGATTTGAACTGAAGAACGCAAAAGATCGTTTATTAGACAGATGCATCGGTTGCTCGCGTTTAAAGAAACCTAATTATTCAGGTTTAACAAATTGTTGGGAGTCCACTCTACCCCCTTTCAAGCTTCTCTCGTTATTGTAAAATGTCACCGAATATTATAGCGTGTTTTTTGGTTTGATTGTACTGTCAATTGTTCAGTTCCTCTGTTTTCTCATAAAGTAAACAGAGGGAGACCTCTTCGCGTGTTGCCCGTCTCAGAATTTAAATAGCAATACGCTTATCATTTTTCCATGCTTTACTCATAAATTGAAATTCAGTagaatgcatttttttcttttgtatatttatattatgtagTGTATagcacacaatatatatattttgggatACCCTGATTTAACAACAAAACAGAAGGTTCATCGAAATAAGAATCAGGCTTAACATCTAGAACAGGGACAACACAGCTGGACAAATACACTGGAAAGTATAGACTACGATGTACACAAGtagggaatatatatattaagtaccatgaaaacaataaaataacaatacaataaaataaacgcCTATATAGTCAAGTGTTGTAACTTCTAAACAATACAAATAGCGCATGCTTGTGCACAGTATGTCCATAGAACGACAATTAAATACATAGTGTGTAGGAATTATATTAACATTGACACATtatatgttaatttaaaaaagaaaagttgtgcATTAAAAACTGGCAAATTAAAGTATATAAAGGCAGCAGTGGATATGTTTATACTAGAGGGTTATTGTCAGTGTGAATACAGATCAATGACGGCCGAAAGGGAGAAACAGGTTGTGGCATGGGTCTGCACTGATGTTTTCTGAATTCATTTTAATAAGAACATCTTATTTATTCTAgtgctttactttttttttttttaagtccatGACTTGAGGGTTAAAGCATGTTAACTAGTTTTGGTAATCGGATTAATTGCATTTTTTGTCGGAAAAGATATAGATATTATAATGAttagtttatttaatttgactatACTATATCTTAGAAACAATAGGTGAACTTAACTTCTCTGTGGCACCATGAGAGCACAAACGCAGAGCGTCGCGTGGGAGTTTTCGTCCTTAGATTGCCTCTCAGGCATCTCCACTTCCGCCTACTTTacgatgattgacaggtctgaCATCCAATCACGGCGCCGGAACTCCAACGAATACACCACGTGATTGGATCCTCTTGGAGGCGGGGAGCAACCTGAAAGGTTAAAGCCAGGGCTGTAAACACTCCTGtaataaaacaggaaataataataagagaaaCAGTGGTAGCGCAGTACTGTAACATTTACATTCAACGAGAAAGATACAAATAACCTCCGTAACGTTTTGTAACAGTTGCGGGAAACCGGCGCAAAGACATTCAGCTACAATCATGCCTAAAAAGAAGGACAGTGTTAAAGGTGAGTCTGCGTCGTTTGGTAGTTTTGATGTTCGTGGCTGAGTTTCATTTCACTGTTTCTAAGATGTGACGACAGCTAGCTccttagctcgcgagctaatgaTGTGGCGAATGTATCTCGCTAACCTCAAAGGTCGGCGTCTAATAAAACCATTTCTTTAtctgacaccttttttttctACTTTCCAGGTGGCGCTCCTGTAGCTAGAATTCGAGAAAACTCGAGACTTATGCGCACGCACGTGAGTATGAGTCAAGCAGGCGGAACCTTGTATTGTGACATAACAGGTCTTTTTTAATTGTTTAGTGACATGCGACCAGTTCTACTTCTGCAATAAGTTGCATATGGCAGCTTATCTTCACAACAATGAGGTCAAAGATCACTGTAATGCTGTCACACTCTTTTACATATTACAGAAAATGATTCTGTATTTATAATGTCAGAAAATACAGATGAATGTCCATAGATCTTCTAATTAAGCCATTACAAATACAATTTTGTAGTCAATGAACGTGTTGTATTTTACTTGAAAAATTACACACATAATGAATGATAAAAAAATGTGGACTCGTATATTACTTGACTTTTTCAGCTCTGATTACACGTGGTTATGGTGGTTATCTTGTCTCAAATTTAAAATAGCAATTGAGCTCTCGTTGAATCTGCTCTGGATAACAACCCAGTAATCAACAAGCCAGTATGTTACTTGTGGCAGTATGTCGTTAATATGTTTGCACTGTGGCTACAGCACGGACACCTTAATGGATGTATTTTAAGTCGctggcctttttttatttcacaggaATCTATGGTCGATTTCATAAATGGACGTCATTCTGGAGGCTCTATCCTGGAAGTCTTTGCCTCTGGATTATTAGGTACGGTTATTTGTATTGGTTTATAGGTTGTTTTTTATAGTCGTGGAGATGAAACACACCCAGTATAAATGGATGTACATTTACAGGCTGATGGCAGGAAACACCATGTTACTGAGTTCCTGAGTCATCCTGGCAATCTCCTTGTCTGGGACTATATTGTTTTATACCTGCATCGGCAAGGAGAGCGCACGTTGCTGCTCTTAAAATCGTTCTGTGCCCCTCAACCCCAGCAGGCTACCCAGCAAGTAGACCGGTCTTCTTGAAGGATTGAGGAACCTGGTGGTCTTGTCAGGATACCTCTGCTAAGTTTCTTGATGGCAGTGCGAGGCTTGAAACAAACTCGTTACAAATGGCAAAACAAAGGATAGTTTCAGTGATGTAGGATGCATATTTAGCTCGGTTGTCCCTTTTTCAATCGGTCATTTATTAATGACCACCTGACCGAGATGGGTGTTGGCTTATTGCAGCAGAGCTCGTATCAGGGCGAACCTCGGACCTGCCACCCGTCTCTTCTTCTTTGGGTCAACGTTGGCTTTAGATGCTTCAGTTTCTCTCTTAAGTAATTACATGTTTTACTGTATTGTCATGAGTCATGTATCGAGAGCAAAGTGAGCCAACCACACCCTCGTAATTGGTCTTGTTGTTGGTAACACGCAGATTGCAACGCGGTTAATATTGAACTGTTCATCTGTTTCTCTGTTTGCAAAGGGTTATGGGTAATCTTACAGGGCTCCAGACGGAGATCAAAATGACCTTTTATCGCTCTTTTTTGTGAGTTGGAGATGATCATTATCAGTGGCGCCCGACGCGCAGGTTGTAGGAATAAATCCATTCGGCTCTTAACATGTTCCAAAAATGAAGTATTCTTGTAGCGtgtttaaataatacaaaataagaagaggggaggagagatgagTTTTTCAGACATACTGAAGATGAAAGAGCAGACAGGCAGGGTGAGATCAACTTACCCAGTGAGGTCATCTGTATCGATGTTTTGAGTATGTGATCATAAATGTTATTTGGACTTAAAAATGGAGGCAAAAGGTTCCGATGGCTCTAGAATAAACGATTGCCATCTTttttgtgtctgtctttatcTCCCAGGTTTAGATTTTTTAAGGACCTTTGATGGTGAACTGGAGGTCGACATCATTTATTCTGACGACGACTATAATGATCAAGATGATGATCACTTTTATGCAAATAATGCTGCTTACAAGCCTTTAGAACCACATCCGCGAATAAAACAACTCACTAACGAGGTATTGCActtctgtttctcttctttgAAAGTGAAACCAAGTTCACTTTATTATTTATCCCTGGTTTGTAGAATGATCCAACTCTGTGACTCACTTCCCAGGAGGCTGATAAACACGCAAAGGAACTGATAGAAGAAGAGGAACGACGTAAGGAGAAAACTGAGAAGAACAAGCGTAAGAAATTGGTCAGTATCATAATTGTCAGGATTCAACATGTTGTTTACGCGTCATTATTTTGTTGGCTAACGGCACATTTGGTCTTTTCTGTTGCagcgtaaaaaagaaaagaagcggtTAGACAAGGTGAACGCAGTAAAAGACATTTTACCTGTAAGAATGTTTTTACTCTTATTGCGGTGAACTACAACAGATCCAGACGGTGAGGACTTTTTAAGATGTTCTCTTTGTCATTTCAGGAGGAAGAAAACGGGGAGTTGGACTCCTCAGAAATTCAGGAGGAAAATCCTGTTTTTGAAAGTATCGCAGAAGCAAATTATTCTCGTGAACCTGGGAGAACACGGAGTGGAACCGAGGCGGCTGGATGTGACAAGAACAATGCTAATATTAAAGAAACTCCTTGCGAGATTATTACGACCAAAGATGGGGAGCAAAAGGTTTGTGGAGATTCTCGTCACATTGGGAGCACTATTGCTGTGTCGGGTTTGAAAAAAGACAATGTAATAGTCGACCGTGTGATATGGTCACACTTTTTGGAAATAGTTTGAAGTGATCAGTTGAATCGTGTGgttcttgttaccttcgcattgaaaatgcggaaggtaatgttttgatcgccgtgtatttgtatgcgtgttattcgcataagtcaaaaagaattaaaccgaatcgcatgaaatttggtgggatgattggttattatccggggaccgtttgattagattttgggatcgatcgggtcaaaccGGTTATAACTTTGCTCATGGATAAGCTCAATGAGAGTTGGCTTATTtcccaaaaataaatcaaaatatgtTAAAGTCTGTCACATTAAGAAGCCACAGGAACTCTTCAGGTGCACCGAGATTGTTTAATACTGGAAGTGAACTCTGCGTTGACATTCTTGCTGAATTTTTACCAGTTAAAAATGTGTGTAAAAAAGTGTTTTACTCCTAGAGAGCAAACTTTATATACTGGAGAGAAGAGAGCTCAGATTTTGGTCATGGCCATGTTTTTTACAACAACCCCAAAagtcttttttaaaaagttattcCTATTTAACTCTGTATTTATGCAAAATATTTGTCTGTTTGTGGATAATTATCATCACCTTTTTTGTGTTTCATTATTTTCTACAGGATTTGGTTTTAAATAATTCGTATGGTTCAACAAAATTAGTGGCTGAGGTGGCGTGGAACGAGAGACCTAcgagggaaaagaaaaagaaaaaaaataaattactgGAGGCTTCGCCGTCCAAGGAGGAAAAGCCCAAAGTTGTGGAGGAACCTGAAGTTcaaaagaaggaagagaaacATGAACCCAATAAAGAGGTGGGAACAATGAAAACATAGAATCTACGTTTATCCAAACGATGACCTCCTGAATTGCTTTACAGATATTTTTACCGAAATCTTTCaagttatttatgttttataaagTTGTATCAGTCACTTTCTAAAAATAGGTAGTACAATACAAGATTATTTTCCCTGGGAAATATTTTTCTTATTACTGTCTCACtcgttaattaccttcgcattgaaaatgcggaaggttatgttttcatcgctatttatttatttatttttatgctcgcataagtcaaaaagtattaaaccgaatcgcatgaaatttggtgggatgattggttattatccggggaccatttgattagattttgggatcgatcgggtcaaacgtcaatgtcaaggtcatgaaaaggtcaaaatcttctttttcatagcgcggtcaatttttatccaattggcatgcaactgatgccaaaatgttcataattcgatgcccaatcttgtgatatgcgaaggtatgctctctaccgagtgcccgttctagttggatTTGTGAACGTACCTTTTTTATTATGTGGTCCAATGATAACTGATTGGGCTCTAAAACCATCCTGACATGATATTTGACAGTAAGCTACGTGGTGACGTGGTTTCCCGTAGTGCTCTGCATACTTCAGACTAACTCTAACTTTAACAGGAGATCATGAACCCCACTTCAGAAGAGTTGGCCAAAAGAAGCCAAGAGCTCGCTGGTGAGTTATATTTCACGTTAACGTCACTGAGACGTTGACAAAAAACAAACTCGTGAAAGCACTGACCTCGCTCTTCCTTCCAGGTATTGGAAATCGTCTGGCGGCCTCCGGACAGTACGAGATGGCCGTGAAATGCTTCACCGACGCCATTAAGTACAACCCGCAGGAATTTAAGTAAGCGCGTGGACTTGATTTGACTTCCTGTTCCCACACAGAAGCACTGACTAATA of the Pseudoliparis swirei isolate HS2019 ecotype Mariana Trench chromosome 11, NWPU_hadal_v1, whole genome shotgun sequence genome contains:
- the si:dkey-33c12.4 gene encoding uncharacterized protein si:dkey-33c12.4 isoform X2, with translation MPKKKDSVKGGAPVARIRENSRLMRTHESMVDFINGRHSGGSILEVFASGLLGLDFLRTFDGELEVDIIYSDDDYNDQDDDHFYANNAAYKPLEPHPRIKQLTNEEADKHAKELIEEEERRKEKTEKNKRKKLRKKEKKRLDKEEENGELDSSEIQEENPVFESIAEANYSREPGRTRSGTEAAGCDKNNANIKETPCEIITTKDGEQKDLVLNNSYGSTKLVAEVAWNERPTREKKKKKNKLLEASPSKEEKPKVVEEPEVQKKEEKHEPNKEEIMNPTSEELAKRSQELAGIGNRLAASGQYEMAVKCFTDAIKYNPQEFKLFGNRSLCYERMQQYENALGDADLALSMEHNWMKGLFRKGKALCGLKRYYEASLIYKEVLTLESSSAEAVQELKRAQTLHLMEMGFTWTQSMDALKTHATLEQAVEALFGDERDPGPGDASAGYDITDQPVVQEENEDAGEWIVLQTSRPRMQQVKESDAFAQSRSKSQSPTNSMKPDVFSVWVGSLAPAVTYATLHELFSRVGTVDSIKMLLEHQCAFVNYTRKEDCDRAIQCINGMVVKGAPLSVRFPSKYHTGLGRSAPSDPFSRLGLYKKECFFWRTTGCTRQDCTFRHVPEHKNLDRDKFTSRLGGINL
- the si:dkey-33c12.4 gene encoding uncharacterized protein si:dkey-33c12.4 isoform X1: MPKKKDSVKGGAPVARIRENSRLMRTHESMVDFINGRHSGGSILEVFASGLLGLDFLRTFDGELEVDIIYSDDDYNDQDDDHFYANNAAYKPLEPHPRIKQLTNEEADKHAKELIEEEERRKEKTEKNKRKKLRKKEKKRLDKVNAVKDILPEEENGELDSSEIQEENPVFESIAEANYSREPGRTRSGTEAAGCDKNNANIKETPCEIITTKDGEQKDLVLNNSYGSTKLVAEVAWNERPTREKKKKKNKLLEASPSKEEKPKVVEEPEVQKKEEKHEPNKEEIMNPTSEELAKRSQELAGIGNRLAASGQYEMAVKCFTDAIKYNPQEFKLFGNRSLCYERMQQYENALGDADLALSMEHNWMKGLFRKGKALCGLKRYYEASLIYKEVLTLESSSAEAVQELKRAQTLHLMEMGFTWTQSMDALKTHATLEQAVEALFGDERDPGPGDASAGYDITDQPVVQEENEDAGEWIVLQTSRPRMQQVKESDAFAQSRSKSQSPTNSMKPDVFSVWVGSLAPAVTYATLHELFSRVGTVDSIKMLLEHQCAFVNYTRKEDCDRAIQCINGMVVKGAPLSVRFPSKYHTGLGRSAPSDPFSRLGLYKKECFFWRTTGCTRQDCTFRHVPEHKNLDRDKFTSRLGGINL